Genomic segment of Hydra vulgaris chromosome 11, alternate assembly HydraT2T_AEP:
tatatatatatatatatatatatatatatatatatatatatatatatatatatatatataaatatgtatatatatcttcaTTGAGGTTTGAATAACCAATAGTTTGTTGcatattaaaatttctaaaaaattacttttatattttttgaacgttctaaatataatagaactagaattttaaataaatttgtttaaaaaaaagtttacgtcaatttttatattttttaagtgacGTCAAATTGCactttctttttgatttttagtaaACACCTGCACATTGTCAAAGCAACACAATTTTGTACCAGCTTCTCCATTCcattttaaatgtattcatGGATTGCGTCGTGGTTCACAGGAACAAAAGAAACGGTAGTGCGTGTCACAAAAGATGTTTCTGAGTCAGATTGGATGTGGATTGAAGTAATAAAAGAAGATAACAACCAAGAAATATTCATTCAGACAAGTGAAGAATTACGCAATCAAATCATGAGTTgctctaaaatttcaaaaaaacgtCAACAACGGCTTGCATTTGAAAATGTATCAAGGTTACGATTCAGTAAATCACTTAATGTTGACTCagcattttatttaacacaagCACAAACACTTTCCCCAACAACTACCGATAATATGTTCAAAAGTAAAGGAACCGTAGTCTTCTGTAAACATATATTAACTGAAAGATATTTTGTACCAACTTTGATTAATAATTACATAGAAGTTGTTGAAATATCTGCATCAAAATATCGAATTGGAAATATGctgaaagtttcaaaaaaaaaaatcggtaaacttaatactttttttccaaattaaaaatatttttctgtaaaatttttgcattactataaaaaatgctttgcttgtgtttaagttaaaaaatgtttaaaagagaaatgtttaaaaaaagtatttaaaagaagtGTTTAGTTCTTATagctttaatataaatttttataaatgataaaaacaaatcCTTAGAGattaagttcttttaaaattctttaggTTTCGAAGACATTCAAAAGTATGCAGTTGTCCTTAACCAAGCCTATAATCAATGGAAGAGGGTTTACAATGCAAGTTTATTAGCTGttgaatggaaaaaaattttagcgTTGGAATGGAACGTTGAATTACCTAAAAGCATTGAATGGAAAAGTATAACATTGGCAATAGAGTGTAAAAAAAACACGCTCTGTATTGAAGGAACACCACAgctatttctaaaatattatagtaatcataaaaatgaaaaaaataagtacTTAACTATTGACATAATGGAAAAAACTCATGTTATTCCATATTGGATGCAAAGAATTGATGTCGGATTTTTTCAAGgaagtaaaaaacttattcaaaaattacCCTCTTGGatgcaaaaaattaatgttgatttatttaattcaatgcAACAATACAAGATGCAAAACCATTGTTTAGACGAGACTTGTAAAATGCAAAATCATTGGTTAGACGAGACTTGTAAATTGCGTAAAGAATGGTCGAGAACTATTAATGTGAATGAAGTaagtcaaaatttaaataaatcaaaaaagtctTTACATCATTTACCAAGTTGGATGAGATCTATTGATATTTTTGATTACTTGCCTTTCTCAACAAGTTTGAAGTCTGAAGAAAACTTGTTACCAGAATGGATGCTTcgcataaatatttacaaagaagAATCAGATTTGTGTTTTTCACCCcaaaatttgtttcaaagtCATAAAGTTGGCATATCTAAAACAACTAGCCTCAATGACCAAGTTAAACCTAAAAGTACAACAGAGTCCCTTCAAAGAATTTCTAGGTCGTTTAGCGATAATATTATTGGTGTTGCTGTAATGATTGCTGCTTGTACAACATTGCCACCTTTAAGATTTGTAAATTGTATCAAAGACACAAAACAACAAGAGGTagcttttcataaaaatatggAGCCtaataaaccaatcaaaaagGCTCAGTCGTGGAAAATgtcaataagaaaaaataaaaaatggctgAAACGACGCAATGCAgctcaaaacatttatttaaagaaagggAAACGCTGTTCCAacaattaaattgatttttataataagatttttttttacattagttgTTATCTTTGAAGTATTTTCTATTAATTCTGTCAATAAATTGACCAGGCGtatctttgtttacaaaataacatctaaaaaacaaatctatttAATTCATGGcttaaggggccatccataaatgatgtcagtaatttttctatttttgaagCTCCTTTACCCCTTTGTCAAACTCAGTCAGTTATTGGCTGACAACTCCCACTTAAAAATAGTGtcagtttttgttatttacctTCCCcttcctaaaataaaattaaatatgcgcATATACCATCGATTTTTAATGGtgttattttgactttttattgatcttttttCAGGTCTGCTTTATAGATggcataaatataaactttaaaaaaagttttttttttaaactgacaTTGTTTTGTTCTCAACACACCCGCTTCCTGATTACTATTTGTAGTCAAACTTTTAAGTGCCCCTTCCCCCTTCTCTATCTTCTGACATCATTAATGAATGCATAAATTATGTCAGTAGTTTTAACATGGTTTAAAAACTGGATGCAAGTTAAATTTAGATTTGAAATACGAGAAAGTAGTTATGTTAACGACAAATCATCTTGTACAGTTGTAGATCATTTTCTAAACTTGTATTTTATATGTATTCTTTTCTTAACACCAACTTATCTCTTTTCGATGTTATTcttgatcaaattgaccaagcacTCTCTCTTTATTCATCAGAAAAtatcgttgttgttggtgactttaatcacactaaatggcttgGTTCTTGTGTCAGTGATTCTGCAAGTGTTAAGGCCTACAACtgttgcctttctcaatctctaactcaaatagtcaactttggAACTCGCTTTCctgacaacccgaatcattaaCCTTAtttactcgacttatgtcttgtttctgatcctagtcagtgctcagtttctccacattcacccttaggtgtttctgatcacggtttgatctttgtaaaactattatattatttttcttcatcatcagaattcccctatcatcgtacctcttacaactacattaaagctgactgggactcatTCCATATTTTTCTTCGTGAtcgcccttgggtagaaatctttcgtcttcctgctgaaatatgtgcttcttacataacttcttggattcaggctggcatggaatcttttactccctctcgacaattcctggtcaagcctcactcttctccgtggttttcctcacattgtgctgctgcaatttctaatataaaccataacttccatatctatcgacaaaacaattctccagaaagcAGACGTTTGTTTACTATTGTAAGAAACcatagtaaaaagattttgtctaatgccaaagcccactattctcaggtcatgaaatctcgtatttcatctcaaaaattagactCTCGTGACTTCTGTAGAATCTTTATaagtatcaataataaaggcAATTCTGTAATTCCACCTTTCTTGTATGgccttgacatttctaaagtttttgataaagtttgatatgctggtcttctccataagctttttacggtgtatcaggtaactctttaagattattgagtcttTCCTTTCCaattatagtataaaagttgtcttcaatggacagcactcttcttcatatcctttaacttcaggggttcctcaaggttctattcttggcctaaaactctttttaatttacgtaaacaatcttccagatatttttacatttaaagtggcattgttcgctatgatactactatttattctcgTCTTGATTAGAAGctaacactctctgattgcttggagggggtaatTGTTCTTGAAAAGGATCTCTTAATTATATATTGCCCAACCCTTGGTAGTTTCTCGTATCATATATATCATTAGTTGATCCCTACGGGTTTTCGTGTTAATTCTTTTTACGAAATTCGTCCCCACGGACTTAGTGTTGATatcatttatgatttttaaatagagttttacaaatatttgtccAATGGGAATTGCTTGTGTAGCAGTTAATAATGATTGTCTAAAGCGAATATTACAAATGATTGTCCAAAGGGAATTGGTTGTGCAGTAATCATTaaataaagcatattttttattattttttcaatgtgtGGCAAAAGTGTCAAAGGTCTTTGTTGTCTGTATTTTAAAAGATGGATAAAAATAGTCTTCTAAATTCGCTTATAAAATCTTACAATAATGCTCATCCGTTCGAGAAAAAAGCCTATAGTCAAAAAAAAGTCCATAAAATATGGAATAAGATCAAGGAAAAGCAAGATTTGGAGGTTCAAGTAAAGACTTTGATCCAAAAGATTACCTCAATGGTCTTGAAACAAAAAGgttctttaatttcatttttggcCCATGAAACAACCAAGCAACCTGTTCCTTCCCATGCCAGTTCTTCCTCTTTAGAGTTCCAGCTTTTTTCAGATCAATTTATTGAGCCAATAGATGTCGCTGATACCACGTCAGATGCCTCTCGACACGACATCCTGAGCACAGTTCAAATTGAGACGAAGAAGGTCAAGACTCATGCTCAAGACACAATTAAAGCAGAGATCGTTGTTTTAATCAAGAAATAGTTGATATGAAGAGCAGAAAAAGAAGTGACTTATGGACCGATGCTGAAGAAGAAACCATTAAAAAGAAGAAGGCCAATGTCCAGGAGCTTACGATTAATCTAAACAAGTTGATTGGCAATATGAGGTCAAAACGAAATCAAGGGCTGAAAAGAAAACTGTCATGAATAAGGTAATATTTATTGcatcatataataataagttacaataaaaatattgtaaaaaatgaaCATTAACTTATTTGTATAGATCTTTCGGTACTGTAGGTGTTCGCTAACCACCCGGTGAGAAAGTGAAAAAAAGCTCTTAAAGTACGTGACTGAATCGATCGCCCTACTATTGAAGTAGAACAATCTGATAGATTGCGTGTCATCATTTAACTTGCTGAACATGTATCTGCTTCCCACGAGAAAAGACAATCTGAAGTGTATAGGGTGAGAGTACaactttagataataaataattctaatgGACTATATTAGGTCTCAATATAACTTTTCAGCCTCTGAACTAATTTACTGATTATTTTTTGATTCCTTTTAAAGTGCCTCAAATTGTTGAATGAGCTTGGTGCCGAGCTCGAAAAGAGAGGTTACAATCTTAGTAGAAGTGCTTTATATACTCGTTTGCTTCCAAAACGGAGCGATTCGCTTAAAGGAAAGAGACACGTCCACACGGTTCCAGTTAAGTTGATGCGGGCTCAAAATGACCTCCATTCAAGTCACGTGGATGGCCCATTTTGTACAGCAACTATAAAGAATGTGGAAGAAGTTTGCTCTTTTTTAGGCCCCAAGGATGTGTGCTTTATAAGTCAAGACGACAAAGCTCTGATCCCTATTGAAATCACCATTTGATCTGGAAAGCATTCATCATCGGCAGCGTATGCTCACGGATTGGACTTTGAACGACATTTGACTCTGTCAGAGTTTGATTCTATCACAAAAGATCCTTTGACCAAGTTGGTCAAGCCAGTGGTTGTCTTCAGTGTTGATGGTGGACCAGATGAAAATCCACGATAAGTCATCGAAACTGGTATAGccttctttttcaaatttttaaattagaagaaaCATACAGTTATGtttcttctaatttaaatatctattttttttacaacaattcaTCATTTCGTTACAAATGATTTGGATGCCTTATTCATCATGAAGAATGCGCCAGGACGGAGTGCTTTCAATCAAGCCGAAAAAAGGATGGCTCCACTGAGTAAAGAGTTGACGGGATTGATCCAACCTCATGATCATTGTGGACCTCATCTAGACTCTAAAGGTgttcaaattcatttttaatatcaactgtttatcaaaatacaatatatatatacaagactTAAGGAGTTAATTATCTGCATTGCGACTTATATTTAAGGCAGGACAGTGGATCTTTTTTTGGAGAAACAGAACTTTGAATTTGCTGGAAAGAGCTATGCCTCGGTCTTTTCAGTTCTGATGATTGACCAGTTTCCAACGGTGGCCGAGTATATCGATTCAGACAAAAAGACGGAGCTCGATGTCCATCATCTCTTATCAAAGGATCAGGACTGGTTTACCTCTCATGTGCGCACCAGTCAATATTTCACGCAAATTGTGAAATGTGAAGATTCCGAATGTTGTGCTTTGAAAAGGAGATCTTACTTCCATGTTATTTCTGGTCAATTTCTGCCTTTTTCAATCAGCCAGTCAGAAAATGGCTTGAAAGCTTATCCATTTCAGACGTTGTCAGCAAGAATCATTTTCCTTCTGTATTTTTTCTTATCGCTTCCAATATTCAAAGCACCATTTCTCAATCATTGAAATCATTCAAATCTCCTCCTTACAATCTGTTTTGTCCCTCTGTACAATCAAGTTTGTCTCAGAAAATCTGCAAGCACTATAACTTGTACTTTGCCTCCCAAGTCATGCTCAAATGCATGTCAACCTTACTCATTCCAATGTTATTAACCAAATAGCTTTTACTCTTTTGCAAGTCACGCCTGTTCGCATTGCCGCCAAGCGCAAAAAAGAGTTAATGACCGTAGTTGCAGTAGAAGAGAACGCGGCCTTTGCTGAATGGTTCGATGAGGACGAAATCGAAACGGAGGGCCTTCATATTCCGAATGAAATAATCTTTTTCAGACGAACCGAACTGCTCTTTTCCACATTATATTAGTTGACGATCACTTAAAAAATCCTTGGATAGATGATGAATGAGGTAAGTTCCAATGAAcactttgattaaatttaatatgtcGGATAAGAccaaagtaatattaaataatttttttttcagaaaggCAAAAGTACAAAAACATACATGGAAATACCTAATCAGATTCTGAATGATATTTATTGGtggagggagggggggggggaagggatGCTCAATTTTATGATGTCCTTTTAAGAGGGTGGAGAGGGGAGGTAAAGGAAAAAAGGACAATCGGTGACAAAAGaaagggggggagggggtcaaaaaATGCCTAATAAATGGTGACGTCATTTATGGACGGCCCTttatttgtcaagtttttttcctcgaacatcagttctttggaattcgcttccttcttcttgctttcctgattcatataactcgcaatcttttaagttgtctgtcaatagttatcttgctctataaacttcatcttttctctttgagtaacttccaactctaatagtggctgcttgcagccttgttggaagcgaagatattaaaaaaaaagaaaaagttaaatttttaccttttcatcttattttttcttcctttttcaGCCGGTTTAGCTCCCTCTTCTTCTATATCATCCACGGATGATGATTCTGCAGTTGGATTCCTATGCAGTTTTATCCCAACTTCTTTTCTCAAAGTTTCCAATTTGGCtacaagtttattttgtttcagTTTTGATTGTTTTTGTACGTGTCTttcaatttgatttaaaattttcttgatgttatctttttcattttctaaagTTACATTATATCtcactttaattgtttttagaattcgctttgtttttttcaataaacttaatTTGATGTTCAAAGTTAGTAAGTTTCTTCTAATTCtcctttttttatcaataacattTTGACACAAGTTATCAATAGTATTC
This window contains:
- the LOC124813925 gene encoding uncharacterized protein LOC124813925, which codes for MYSWIASWFTGTKETVVRVTKDVSESDWMWIEVIKEDNNQEIFIQTSEELRNQIMSCSKISKKRQQRLAFENVSRLRFSKSLNVDSAFYLTQAQTLSPTTTDNMFKSKGTVVFCKHILTERYFVPTLINNYIEVVEISASKYRIGNMLKVSKKKIGFEDIQKYAVVLNQAYNQWKRVYNASLLAVEWKKILALEWNVELPKSIEWKSITLAIECKKNTLCIEGTPQLFLKYYSNHKNEKNKYLTIDIMEKTHVIPYWMQRIDVGFFQGSKKLIQKLPSWMQKINVDLFNSMQQYKMQNHCLDETCKMQNHWLDETCKLRKEWSRTINVNEVSQNLNKSKKSLHHLPSWMRSIDIFDYLPFSTSLKSEENLLPEWMLRINIYKEESDLCFSPQNLFQSHKVGISKTTSLNDQVKPKSTTESLQRISRSFSDNIIGVAVMIAACTTLPPLRFVNCIKDTKQQEVAFHKNMEPNKPIKKAQSWKMSIRKNKKWLKRRNAAQNIYLKKGKRCSNN